In Ovis canadensis isolate MfBH-ARS-UI-01 breed Bighorn chromosome 3, ARS-UI_OviCan_v2, whole genome shotgun sequence, one DNA window encodes the following:
- the LOC138438300 gene encoding olfactory receptor 9K2, protein MGDKGTSNYSDVTDFILVGFRVHPELHILLFLLFLLVYTMILLGNIGMMVIIMTDPRLNTPMYFFLGNLSFIDLFYSSVIAPKAMINFWSESKSISFAGCVTQLFLFALFIVTEGFLLAVMAYDRFIAICNPLLYSVQMSTHLCVQLVAGSYFFGCISSILQTSMTFTLSFCASRAIDHFYCDTRPLQRLSCSDIFILRMVSFTLSGLITLPTIIVIVISYLYIVSTVLKIPSTEGRKKAFSTCSSHLGVVSVLYGAVFFMYLTPDTYPELSKVASVCYTLLTPMLNPLIYSLRNKDVKEALYKLLEKKSTVL, encoded by the coding sequence ATGGGTGACAAGGGAACAAGCAACTACTCAGACGTGACTGACTTCATTCTTGTCGGCTTCAGGGTCCACCCAGAGCTCCATATTCTCCTCTTCCTGCTTTTTCTGCTTGTCTACACCATGATCCTTCTAGGAAATATTGGCATGATGGTCATTATTATGACTGACCCCCGGCTGAACACACCAATGTATTTCTTCCTAGGCAACCTCTCCTTCATTGATCTCTTCTATTCATCTGTTATTGCACCCAAGGCTATGATCAACTTCTGGTCTGAGAGCAAGTCCATCTCATTTGCAGGCTGTGTGACCCAGCTCTTTCTCTTCGCCCTCTTCATTGTGACCGAGGGGTTTCTCCTGGCAGTCATGGCTTATGACCGCTTCATTGCCATCTGCAACCCACTCCTCTACTCTGTCCAGATGTCAACACATCTCTGTGTTCAGTTGGTGGCTGGTTCctatttttttggctgtatcaGCTCAATTCTTCAGACCAGCATGACATTTACTTTATCCTTTTGTGCTTCTCGGGCCATTGACCATTTTTACTGTGACACTCGCCCACTTCAGAGACTATCTTGTTCTGACATCTTCATCCTGAGAATGGTTTCTTTCACCTTGTCTGGCCTCATTACCTTGCCTACCATCATAGTTATTGTTATTTCATATTTGTACATTGTGTCCACAGTTCTAAAGATACCCTCCACTGAAGGACGTAAAAAAGCCTTCTCCACTTGCAGCTCCCACTTGGGAGTCGTGAGTGTACTGTATGGTGCTGTCTTTTTTATGTATCTCACTCCTGACACATATCCTGAGCTCAGTAAAGTGGCCTCCGTGTGTTACACGCTACTCACTCCCATGTTGAATCCTCTGATTTACTCTCTGAGAAACAAAGATGTCAAAGAAGCGCTATACAaacttttggaaaagaaaagtacTGTTCTGTGA